The Aeoliella mucimassa genome includes the window GATTGCGACAAACTGGACAACCATTGGTGTGCGTCCGCCCTGCACTATCATTGACGACTGCAACGGTGAAGGATTGGTTCATGGGTCGGCATCTTCTCTTCTGCGGCTTTGCCATTATCGCTCTTTCCTGCTCGGTAGCTTCAGCTGCCGTGGTGGATGATCGTGATTTAGATGATCTCACCGACACGAGTGCTGTTGCCTTGGGCCAGCCTGAGGACGATCTGGTTGACTCGTACCTGTTGTCAGACGCTTCCACCAAGCGAGTGACCGAACCCCTAAGTGTGCAAGACACGACCGTCGACACCATGACCATCGCCGAACCCGGCACCCTGGGGCTAGTGGCCCTGGCTGGGCTCATGGGTGGAGCAGTCGCGATGCGACGCCGTCTGGGCTAGTTCCCCAGTGGGGGTATTAGCTGCGACCGGTTCTCAATAATTAGCACCTATCTGCTAGAAAATCCCTATCTAAGGGGTTTTCTTTCCCCTAGCTCGAGAGTAGTGTGGGGACAATCTCTTGAATCGATACTCCGTGGGTGGTGCACTGCTGCCTGCGGATAAACCGCATAACTGCGGTGTCTTTCCCCGAATACCGCAGTTTCTGCGAGGCTTTCGTGTCCCCCCTACGCGAGAGCCTCGCCCCTTTTTATGCGGAAATTCAAGCCACTGGTGCGCTAGCTGTGGATGCCCGTGGGACGACGGAAGTGCTACCCACCGCACATCTCTAAGCTATAGAATACTTGAGTATCGTAAATCGACTCCGATTTGCTTGGAATCTTTCACCCACGACTGGAGTATTCGAAATGAAGACACGCTTCATGCTATTTGCCGCCGCCCTGATCATGTCGCTTCCTACCGCTGGCCGGGTGCTGGCTCACTGCCAAGTGCCTTGCGGCATCTATGGCGACGAACGCCGCTTTGAGGAAATGCTGGAAGATACCCAGACCATCGCCAAGGCGATTACTCAAATCAAAGAACTCTCGGGCACCCACGACGCGAATGGCCACAATCAGTTGGCTCGTTGGGTAAGCACCAAGGAAGCCCACGCCAGCAACATCCAAGAGATTATTGGTCAGTACTTCCTGGCCCAGCGCATCAAGTCTGACAAGGAGAACTACGTCGATCAGCTCAAAGCGGCTCACGGCGTGATTGTAGCGGCCATGAAGTGCAAGCAGTCGGCCGAGCCCGCCACGGCCAAGGCCCTGGAGGAAGCGATTCACGACCTGTACCGCGCTTACGAAGGTAAGGAACCGGTACTAGGCGAAGCCGAGCACGCGGCTACCCACGCGGTGACAACTGCCGTGGAAGCCGCTCACGAAGCCCATGCCGAACACAGCCACGAGGCTGGGCACGATCACGAACACGCTGCTCACTAAATCAAGTAGCAAGCAGCGTGTTCGTTGAGCGTTTGCTTAGCGATTTCCGAACAAGCCAGCGGGCAGGTGCGGCGGTGTGTCGCCCAGTTCGCTGGCTTTTTTGCGTTGTTGGAATCCAGCGTTGCGGTTATGGCTGGTGCCGTTGGTGGTCGGAATCACCGAGGCTTGAGCCGGCTGGCTGGCCTGCGAGCGGCTGTCGGTCGCTGCGGCTGGTACTACCATCGAAGCGGTGGCTACTTCGTAGCGAGGCCGTGCGACTGCTGGCTGCGGTGCAGCCGGACGTGCAGATTGCATGCTAAACGGCAATTGCGGCGGTGCGTCGCGATTGGTCTTCGTGAGCGTGGTGCTGGCCGGCGGCAGAATCATGCCCGAGTCGAACAGTCCGCTGGGAGCCGCAGGTGGTTGGCCAAAAGGCAGTCCGCTACCAGGATTTTCGGCCGGAGCGGCTGGCTGACCCGGCAAGGCTGGTCCATCATCGCCAGGACCGCCGAATGGCAGCGAGTCTTCCATGAACGCGGGACGCGGTGGTTGCAGCGGATTCGGCTCAGCCGCAGGAGCTGGACGATTTGGCCGAGCCGGGCGAGCATCGGTATCAAACTCTTCGTTGGTCGGCAGATCCATACCTTCGTCGGTGGCGGCCGGCTCGTCAGGCGTCGGCTCCAAGGCCTCGACCTTAGGTGGAGCCATCTTGTCTTCCGCTTCGGGTGCCGGATGTTTGTTGGGCCCAATAATGCCGGAACCCACCGGAGCTTCTTCGCCGGGTTGCGACTGTCCGGTCGTGGTGCCAGGCCAAGGCCGCCATTTCGTCTTGGTGTAACCCCAAGTCGGACGTTCTGGAGTGCAAACTCCTTCAGGCGAGCAAGGGGGTGGCGTAGGCTGACCGATGGGGGCGGCCAGCAAGCTGGCTGTAGCAACCCAAGGGACCAAAGCGGCACCAATTCTACGAAGACAGCGGGTAGTCATCGATCGAGTTCCTTCGCTTACATCGGGGCGTCTGGCGGATGCAGTGGCTCGCCAGGTTGGTATTCGAATCAGGCCACCCCGCACGACCCTGCGGGCGGGGTGGCTCTAGTTTTAACACAGTTTCGCGTCGTTAGTTCAGTGAGCCTAAGCCGTACCGGGTAATTCGGTTGAGCGTGGCAGTACCGAGCGAGACGAAGCCGAACACACGTTCCATGGGCTGCGTGAATCGCGACAGCACCCCGTCGAACTTACGCATTCTGTCCTCGGCGATGAACAAGCGGTCGCCAGGCAGCAGTTGGTAGTTGGTTTCGGTCACCGCCCCTTGGGTGATGCCTTCGTAGTCGACTTCGAGAATCTGCTCGCAATCCATGCCAGGTTGGGCAGGGCGGGCGATGTAGATTCGCGTGCTCGAAAGCTGGCTCAAACCGCCGATCGAGGCAATCGCGTCGAGCACCGTGTCGTTGCCCGTGATGGGGGCCGTCACGATGTTGTCGCCGAACCCAGCACCCTGAGTGATGATGTAGTATTTCTTGCTGTTGTAGCTGAAGATGTCGACCACCACTTCGGGGTCCACCAGGTACTCCGACAGCTTCTCTTCAATGCGAGCCTTGGCCTCTTCCACGGTGAGGCCGGTTACGTATACCGAACCGTAGGTGCCGAGATTCACGCGGCCGTCCATACCGACGAGGTGCTCGCCGACAATCTGCTGAGCCCCGGCCGATACGCCGAGCGACACCGACACTTCCACGCCGGGGTAGAGCTGCGACAGGTGGCGGCGAATCGATTCCTGAGCGTCGTCGATCGTCTGATTGGCGACTTCCACGCGGCCGTAGCTGGGGCCGAGGTCGATCTTGCCCTCGGGGTCCACAAAGTAGGCGTTGCCGATGGGATCGCGCTGATCGTCCGCACCAATGGCACGCACTAGCAGACCATCGAACGGTTCGATGACGTGGGGCGGCTTGGGCACGATTTTCACCGCGTTAATCAGTAGAATATCGGGTGGTTCGATCACGTAAGGTGGCAAAGTCACCATGTCCTTCTCGCGGCCAGCCGGATTCACCGGGGGGCCTTGGACCGGGTTCATGGGGAACGGTTCGCGTGGTGCCA containing:
- a CDS encoding PEP-CTERM sorting domain-containing protein (PEP-CTERM proteins occur, often in large numbers, in the proteomes of bacteria that also encode an exosortase, a predicted intramembrane cysteine proteinase. The presence of a PEP-CTERM domain at a protein's C-terminus predicts cleavage within the sorting domain, followed by covalent anchoring to some some component of the (usually Gram-negative) cell surface. Many PEP-CTERM proteins exhibit an unusual sequence composition that includes large numbers of potential glycosylation sites. Expression of one such protein has been shown restore the ability of a bacterium to form floc, a type of biofilm.) — encoded protein: MGRHLLFCGFAIIALSCSVASAAVVDDRDLDDLTDTSAVALGQPEDDLVDSYLLSDASTKRVTEPLSVQDTTVDTMTIAEPGTLGLVALAGLMGGAVAMRRRLG
- a CDS encoding superoxide dismutase [Ni] encodes the protein MKTRFMLFAAALIMSLPTAGRVLAHCQVPCGIYGDERRFEEMLEDTQTIAKAITQIKELSGTHDANGHNQLARWVSTKEAHASNIQEIIGQYFLAQRIKSDKENYVDQLKAAHGVIVAAMKCKQSAEPATAKALEEAIHDLYRAYEGKEPVLGEAEHAATHAVTTAVEAAHEAHAEHSHEAGHDHEHAAH
- a CDS encoding polysaccharide biosynthesis/export family protein: MNPVQGPPVNPAGREKDMVTLPPYVIEPPDILLINAVKIVPKPPHVIEPFDGLLVRAIGADDQRDPIGNAYFVDPEGKIDLGPSYGRVEVANQTIDDAQESIRRHLSQLYPGVEVSVSLGVSAGAQQIVGEHLVGMDGRVNLGTYGSVYVTGLTVEEAKARIEEKLSEYLVDPEVVVDIFSYNSKKYYIITQGAGFGDNIVTAPITGNDTVLDAIASIGGLSQLSSTRIYIARPAQPGMDCEQILEVDYEGITQGAVTETNYQLLPGDRLFIAEDRMRKFDGVLSRFTQPMERVFGFVSLGTATLNRITRYGLGSLN